A stretch of DNA from Dokdonia sp. PRO95:
GACGAAGGTGTTGTTGGACTGCAGTTTGAATCTGTTATTAAAGGTGGTAACGTTCCTAAGGAATTTATCCCTTCAATTGAGAAAGGATTCAAAATGGCAATGCAGAATGGACCACTTGCTGGTTACGAAGTAGATGCTATTAAAGTAACATTGAAGGATGGATCGTACCACGATGTGGATTCGGATCAACTTTCTTTTGAACTTGCTGCTAAACTTGGATTTAAAAACTCTGCTAAAGCTGCCAAAGCTGTTATAATGGAGCCTATTATGAAACTTGAGGTGATTACACCAGAAGAGAATATGGGTGATATCGTAGGAGATTTGAACCGTCGTCGTGGTCAAATGGCAAGTATGGGTGACCGTGCTGGTGCAAAGACTATTAAGGCAACAGTGCCACTTTCTGAGATGTTTGGTTATGTAACTACATTACGTACGCTATCATCTGGACGTGCAACTTCTACTATGGAATTTTCTCACTATGAGGAAACACCAGCAAATATTGCGGCAGAAGTTATCGCAGCATCTAAAGGTACAAACGATTAATTACTAAGGAAATGAGTCAAAAAATTAGAATTAAACTAAAATCTTACGATCACAACTTAGTAGATAAAAGTGCTGAGAAGATTGTTAAGACTGTGAAGACAACAGGAGCTGTAGTGACAGGGCCGATTCCTCTTCCAACACATAAAAAAATCTTTACTGTATTGCGTTCTCCACACGTAAACAAAAAATCTCGTGAGCAGTTTGAGCTTAGCTCTTACAAGCGTTTACTTGATATTTATTCTTCTTCATCAAAGACTATTGATGCTTTAATGAAGTTGGAATTACCATCTGGAGTAGAGGTAGAGATAAAAGTGTGATAGGTTTTTACGCTTTCGCGAAAGCGTAATTAGTAACCGCACTAACTTGTCCTGAGCTGCGAGCGAGGGAAAAACGGATAACACACATTCAAGGTCGAACGTGTTCGGCCTTGTTTTTTTTAGAATAGAATTTTTAATAACAAATATTTATAATTATGTCTGGGTTAATCGGAAAGAAAGTAGGTATGACTAGCATCTTTGACGAGAACGGAAAGAATATTCCTTGTACCGTTATTGAAGCAGGTCCCTGCGTTATCACCCAAGTCAGAACCAAAGAAGCTGACGGGTATGAAGCCCTTCAACTTGGTTTCGATGACGCTAAGAAGGCAAACAAAGCTGCTGCTGGCCACGCCAAAAAAGCAGGAACTGTTGCTAAGCGTAAAGTTGTCGAGTTCCAAGGATTTGAAGGAGAGTTTAAATTAGGAGATGCAATTACTGTAGATCATTTTGCTGAAGGAGAATTTGTCGATGTATCGGGAACTTCAAAGGGTAAAGGTTTTCAGGGTGTTGTAAAGCGTCACGGTTTTGCCGGTGTAGGTCAAGCGACTCACGGTCAGCATAACCGTCTAAGAGCTCCTGGTTCAATTGGAGCAGCATCTTACCCTGCACGTGTATTCAAAGGAATGCGTATGGCAGGTCGTATGGGTGGTGACAAAATTAAAGTTCAAAATCTTAAAGTATTAAAAGTAGTTGCTGAGAAGAATCTACTTGTAGTGAAGGGATGTGTTCCTGGTCATAAAAATGCTTATGTAATCATTCAGAAGTAATGAAGGTAACAGTTGTAGATATTAAAGGAAAAGAAACAGGGAGAAAGGCAGACCTTTCTGATGCTGTTTTTGGAATTGAGCCTAATAAGCACGCTGTGTATCTTGATGTGAAGCAATATCTTGCTAACCAACGTCAAGGAACGCACAAATCTAAAGAAAGAGCTGAGATTGCGGGATCTACTCGTAAAATCAAAAAGCAAAAAGGAACTGGTACAGCTCGTGCGGGTAGTATCAAATCTGGTGTATTTAGAGGTGGAGGACGTATGTTCGGACCAAGACCTAGAAATTACTCTTTCAAATTAAACAAAGGATTAAAGAGACTTGCACGTCGTTCTGCACTTACAATTAAGGCTAACGATAACGCAATCACTGTAATAGAAGACTTCAATTTTGACGCTCCAAAAACTAAAGATTTTGTGAATGTTTTGAAAGCCTTAGGGTTAGAGAATAAAAAGTCGCTTATAGTGTTGGGAGAGTCAAATAATAACGTATATTTGTCGTCGCGCAATTTAAAGTCAGCTAAAGTCGTAAAAAGCTCAGAATTAAGCACTTACGGAATAATGAATGCAAACAATGTTGTATTCTTAGAAGGCTCTTTAGAAGGTGTTGAAGCAAATTTAGCAAAATAAGACACGATGAGTATTTTAATAAAGCCTGTTATTACAGAAAAAGCAACAAAAGATAGTGAGGAATTAAATCGCTTTACTTTTGAGGTTAGTATGAGAACAAATAAGGTTGAAATTAAGAAAGCGGTAGAAGCTGCTTATGGTGTTTCAGTTGAAAAAGTTCGCACAATGAATGTCCGCCCGGATCGCAAGTCTCGTCATACGAAGTCTGGTGTTCTTACTGGTAAAACAAATGCAATTAAAAAGGCAATTGTACAGCTGGCGGAAGGTGATACAATAGATTTTTATAACAACATTTAAGACAACAAAATGTCAGTAAGAAAATTAAAACCTATCACTCCAGGGCAGCGATTTAGAGTTGTAAATGGTTTCGACCAGATTACAACTGATAAGCCGGAAAAAAGCCTATTGGCTCCGAAAAAACGCTCAGGAGGTAGAAATAATACTGGTAAGATGACTATTCGCCAAGTAGGTGGAGGTCATAAAAAACGTTACCGTATTATCGATTTTAAACGTAACAAAGAAGGAGTTCCTGCAACTGTTGCGTCAATCCAGTATGATCCAAATAGAACAGCGTTTATCGCTCTTCTTGATTATCAAGATGGTGAGAAGCGTTATATTATCGCTCAGAATGGTTTACAAGTTGGTCAGAACTTAGTTTCTGGTGCAAGTGTGGCTCCTGAGATTGGTAATGCTATGCCACTTTCGGCTATTCCTTTAGGAACTATAATATCTTGTATTGAGCTACGTCCAGGTCAGGGTGCTGTTATGGCGCGTTCGGCAGGTTCTTTTGCTCAGTTAATGGCTCGTGATGGTAAGTTTGCTACGGTAAAACTTCCTTCTGGAGAAACAAGATTGATCTTATCAACGTGTATGGCAACAATAGGTGCTGTATCTAATAGTGATCACCAGTTATTAGTTTCTGGTAAAGCTGGTAGAAGTCGTTGGTTAGGTCGTCGTCCACGTGTACGTCCAGTTGTTATGAACCCTGTCGATCACCCAATGGGAGGTGGTGAAGGTAAGTCTTCTGGAGGTCACCCAAGAAACCGTAATGGTGTACCTGCTAAAGGTTACAGAACGCGTTCTAAGACGAAGTCGAGTAATAAGTATATTGTAGAACGTAGAAAGAAATAATTAGATATGGCACGTTCATTAAAAAAAGGACCTTACGTTCACTATAAGTTAGAAAAGAAAGTTGCTGCAAATGTAGAAGGCAATAAAAAGACTGTCATTAAGACTTGGTCTAGAGCTTCTATGATTACTCCAGATTTTGTGGGGCAAACAATTGCAGTACATAATGGTCGCCAGTTCGTACCAGTATATGTTACTGAGAACATGGTAGGGCATAAGCTAGGAGAATTTTCACCTACGCGCTCATACAGAGGGCACGGAGCTGATAAGAAAAATAAAGGTAAAAGATAACAGGAGATGGGAGTTCGTAAAAAAGAAGCGGCTAATCGTCGCAAAGAGGCTAATAAGTCTATCGCTTTCGCGAAATTGAATAACTGCCCTACCTCTCCACGTAAAATGCGTCTTGTAGCAGATATGGTACGAGGTACGCAAGTGGAAAGAGCACTTCAGTTGTTGAAATTTAGTAATAAAGAAGCGTCACGTAAAGTTGAAAAACTTGTTCTTTCTGCAGTTGCAAACTGGGAAGCAAAGAATGAAGATGCTAGTATCGAAGATGCTAATCTTTTTATTAAAGAGATTAAAGTGGATTCTGGAACAATGTTGAAAAGACTACGTCCGGCACCACAAGGTCGCGCGCACAGAATAAGAAAACGTTCTAATCACGTAACTGTGATTCTTGGAGCAAAAGATAACACACAAAGCAATTAATTAGATGGGACAGAAGACAAATCCAATCGGAAATCGCCTTGGAATAATCAGAGGATGGGAATCTAACTGGTACGGAGGTAATGACTACGGTAATAAACTTGCCGAAGACGATAAGATTAGACGTTACATTCACGCTCGTTTAAGTAAAGCTAGTGTGTCTAGAGTTATAATTGAGCGTACGCTTAAACTTGTAACCGTTACTATTACTACTGCAAGACCTGGTATTATTATTGGGAAAGGTGGTCAGGAAGTAGACAAGTTGAAAGAGGAGCTTAAGAAACTCACAGGTAAAGAAGTACAAATTAATATTCACGAGATTAAACGTCCAGAGCTTGATGCATTTCTGGTAGGTCAAAGTGTTGCTCGTCAGATTGAAGGAAGAATTTCTTTCCGTCGTGCAATAAAAATGGCAATCGCAGCAGCGATGCGTATGAATGCTGAGGGTATTAAAATCCAGATTTCTGGACGTTTGAATGGTGCAGAAATGGCACGTTCAGAGTCTTACAAGGATGGACGTATTCCTTTATCTACTTTTAGAGCCGACATAGATTACGCTTTAGTTGAAGCTCATACTACTTATGGTAGATTGGGTATTAAAGTGTGGATCATGAAAGGTGAAGTATATGGCAAGAGAGAACTTTCTCCTTTAGTAGGACTGCAGAATAGCAAGTCTGGAAAAGGTGGTGGAGGTCGTAAGGACAACCGTGGACCACGTCGTAGAAAGTAATTTTTAAAAAGACAGTAAAAAATGTTACAGCCTAGAAAAACAAAATTCCGCAAGCAGCAGAAGGGTCGTATGAAAGGACTAGCTAATAGAGGGCATTTGCTTTCTAACGGTCAGTTCGGTATAAAGTCACTCGATTCATCTTTTGTAACTGCGAGACAAATAGAAGCAGCTCGTATAGCAGCAACACGTTACATGAAAAGAGAGGGAACTCTTTGGATTAAGATCTTCCCAGATAAGCCTATTACAAAGAAGCCTTTAGAGGTACGTATGGGTAAAGGTAAAGGTGCTGTAGAATATTGGGCAGCAGTTGTAAAACCAGGACGCATAATGTTCGAATTAGGAGGGGTTCCAGAACCAGTAGCAAAAGAGGCTTTACGTCTTGCAGCTCAAAAACTTCCAGTAAGAACTAAGTATGTCGTAGCTAGAGATTTTTCAGCTGAATAAATTATAGTACTATGAAACAATCAGAGGTAAAAGGATTATCTGTAGCAGAATTGCAAGAGGAGCTTGGAAAAGCAAAAAGATCTTATATGGATCTTAAGATGGCACATGCTATCTCTCCGCTTGACAATCCTATTCAACTGCGTTCTATGAGACGTACAGTCGCTAGAATCGCAACTGAATTAACTAAAAGAGAACAATAACGCTGCTTAAGATGGAAAAAAGAAATTTAAGAAAAGAGCGTGTCGGTGTAGTAACTAGTAACAAGATGCAAAAGTCTATCGTTGTTGCCGAGGTTAAAAAAGTAAAGCACCCTATGTATGGTAAATTCGTTTTAAAAACGAAGAAGTACGTAGCACACGACGAAACAAACGACTGCAACGAAGGAGATACTGTTAGGATAATGGAAACACGTCCTATGAGTAAATCAAAGACTTGGAGACTAGTAGAAATCATTGAAAGAGCGAAGTAATGTTACAGCAAGAATCAAGATTAAAAGTAGCAGATAATACTGGAGCAAAAGAAGTTTTGACTATCCGTGTATTAGGAGGTACTAAGAGAAGATATGCTTCTGTAGGAGATAAGATTGTAGTTTCTGTAAAAGATGCTACACCGAACGGTCAAATTAAAAAAGGAGCCGTATCTACAGCAGTAGTTGTGCGTACTAAGAAAGAAGTACGTCGTCCAGATGGATCATACATCCGTTTTGATGATAATGCTTGTGTTCTTTTAACTGCTCAAGGTGAAATGCGCGGAACTCGTGTATTTGGACCGGTAGCAAGAGAGCTTCGTGACAAACAGTTTATGAAGATTGTATCATTAGCACCAGAGGTGCTTTAATACAGACAATAAGATGACAAAGCTTAAAATAAAAACGGGAGATACTGTAAAGGTTATTGCTGGAGATCACAAAGGATCGGAAGGTAAAGTCGTTAAAGTATTTATCGAGAAGAACAAAGCAATCGTTGAGGGTGTGAACATGGTGAAGAAGCATGAAAAGCCAAGTGCCGCAAATCCTCAAGGTGGAATTAAAGAAAAAGAAGCGCCACTTCAAATTTCTAACTTATCTTTGATGGATAAGGATGGTAAGACTACAAGAGTAGGTTACCGTATGGAAGGAGATAAGAAGGTACGCTTTGCAAAGTCTAACAACGAAATATTATAGTGATGGGATACGTACCAAGACTAAAACAAGAGTTTAAAGACCGCGTAACGCCAGCCCTTCAAGAAGAGTTTGGTTACAAAAATATTATGCAGGTACCGCGTCTTAATAAGATTGTAGTATCTCGTGGTGTTGGAGCTGCGGTTGCAGATAAGAAGCTTGTAGAAAACGCTGTTGAAGAGCTTACGCTTATCACAGGACAAAGAGCTATCTCGACAATGTCTAAGAAGGATGTTGCGACATTTAAATTACGTAAAGGAATGCCTATTGGCGCTAAAGTTACTTTACGTGGAGAGCGTATGTATGAGTTTTTAGATAGACTTGTAACATCTGCATTACCGCGTGTACGTGACTTTAACGGAATCAATGCTACAGGTTTTGATGGTCGTGGTAATTACAGCATGGGAGTTACTGAGCAAATTATCTTTCCTGAGATCAATATTGATAGAATAAAGAAGATTGATGGTATGAACATCACTTTTCAAACTTCTGCTCAAACTGATAAGGAAGCGAAATCATTACTTGCAGAATTAGGTTTACCTTTTAAAAAGAATTAAGATATGGCTAAAGAATCAATGAAAGCCCGTGAGGTAAAGCGTGCTAAAACAGTTGCAAAATATGCTGAAAAACGTAAGGCTTTAAAAGAAGCTGGAGATTACGAAGGACTGCAGAAATTGCCAAAGAACGCTTCACCTATACGTCAGCACAATCGTTGCAAACTTACTGGTCGTCCTAAAGGTTATATGCGTCAGTTCGGATTATCACGTGTGATGTTTCGTCAGATGGCAAACCAAGGATTAATACCAGGTGTTAAGAAAGCGAGCTGGTAATATAAAGAGTATAAATTGGTAGAAGGTTCTTTTTATGCTTTCGCGAAAGCGAAACTAGAGAAAACCACTACCGTAACTATAATTAAATGAATACAGATACTATTGCAGATTTTCTGACACGTGTGCGTAACGCATCGGCAGCAAATCACAGAGTGGTCGAGATTCCCAGCATCAAACCTTAAGAAGGCGATGACTAAAATCTTATTTGACCAAGGTTACATTCTTAGCTACAAGTTTGAAGAAGGTAAAGCGCAAGATACTATCAAGATAGCCTTGAAGTATGATCGTGTTACTAAAGAAGCTGTTATTAAGGATATACAAAGAATAAGTAAGCCTGGTTTACGTAAATATTCTTCATCAACAGACATACCTCGTATACTTAATGGATTGGGTATTGCTATTGTTTCAACTTCAAAAGGAGTTATGACAGGTAAGCAAGCTGCTCAACACAACGTAGGAGGAGAGGTACTTTGTTACGTTTACTAATCAGATAAAAAGACAACGAAATGTCAAGAATAGGTAAAAGCCCAATTACAATTCCAGATGGTGTTACGGTAAACGTAGCAGACGGTGTTGTAACGGTAAAAGGAAAATTAGGCGAGCTTACGCAAGAGTACTCTGGTATAGATATCAAAATCGAAGACGGAATTATTACTCTTGAGCGTGACTCAGATAAGAAGGATGTTCGTGCAAAGCACGGACTATACAGGTCTTTGATTGCAAACATGATTGAAGGAGTTTCTAAAGGTTTTGAAAAACAATTAGAGCTTGTAGGTGTAGGTTATAGAGCAAGTAACCAAGGAAATAAACTTGATCTTGCCGTAGGATTTTCTCATAATATAGTTTTGGATATCGCTCCAGAAGTTAAGGTTGAGACAGTTTCTGATAAAGGAAAGAATCCTATTGTAAAGTTAACTTCACATGATAAACAACTTGTAGGTCAGGTAGCCGCAAAAATACGTGGTTTCCGCAAGCCAGAACCTTACAAAGGAAAAGGTATCAAGTTTGTAGGAGAAGTAATTAGAAGAAAAGCAGGTAAGTCTGCATAATACATAGAGAAATGGCATTATCAAAAAGTGAAAAAAGAAATAGAATTCATCTTAGAATTCGTAAGACTATTTCTGGATCTGCGGAGAGACCAAGACTCTGTGTATTTAGAAGTAATAAAGAGATTTATGCTCAATTAGTAGATGACCTTACGGGGAAAACTATTATGGCAGCATCGTCACGTGATAAGGATATCGCAGCTGCAAAATCAACTAAAACTGAGACTGCAAAGCTTGTAGGTAAGGCAATCGCTGAAAAAGCTACAAAATCTGGAGTTGAGGCTGTAGTATTTGATAGAGGTGGTTACTTATATCATGGGAGAATTAAACAACTAGCAGAGGGCGCAAGAGAAGGCGGTCTTAAATTCTAAAAAGTATGTATCAAGATTATAAAAACGTAGAGTTAGTAAAACCATCTGGGTTAGATCTTAAAGATCGTTTAGTTGGTGTACAGCGTGTTACTAAGGTAACTAAAGGAGGTAGAGCTTTTGGATTTTCTGCTATTGTTGTAGTAGGTGATGAGAACGGAGTTGTAGGTCACGGTTTAGGTAAATCTAAAGAAGTAGCATCTGCAATTGCAAAGGCTATGGAAGATGCTAAGAAGAACTTAGTACGTATTCCATTAAATAAGGCAACTATCCCTCACGAACAGAAAGGGAAATTTGGAGGAGCTCGTGTACTTTTATTACCAGCAGCAGCGGGTACTGGAGTTATAGCGGGTGGTGCAATACGTGCGGTACTTGAATCAGTAGGTATTCATGATGTATTATCTAAAAATCAAGGATCTTCAAACCCACATAACGTAGTAAAAGCAACTTTTGATGCTTTACTTAAGTTAAGAAGTGCTGAGACTGTTGCAAAGCAACGTGGTATCACACTAGATAAAGTGTTTAAAGGATAAATCAAGGACAATGGCAAAAATCAAAGTAACAAAGGTTAAGAGCGCGATAAATCGCACTCAAAACCAAAAGAGAATCTTAGAATCTCTTGGATTGAGAAAAATAGGCCAGGTAAAGGTGCATGAAAATACACCAAACATCCTTGGTATGGTAAATAAGGTTAGTCACTTAGTTTCTGTAGAAGAAGCTTAATATAAATAACAGATGGAGTTAAATAACTTAAGACCTGCAAAAGGTGCTGTTAAGAAAAACGATAGTCGTAAAGGACGTGGTCAGGCAACTGGTCAAGGTGGTACGGCTGGTCGTGGACATAAGGGACAGAAGTCTCGTTCAGGTTACAGTAAGAAAATTGGTTTTGAAGGTGGGCAAATGCCACTTCAACGTCGTGTTCCTAAGTTTGGATTTACAAACATTAACAGAAAAGAGTATGCAGGTGTAAACCTTGACACACTTCAAGAGTATGTTGATGCTGGACGCCTTACGGAAGAAGTATCTATCGAATCTCTTATGGAGGCTGGATTAGTTGGAAAAAACGATCTAGTTAAAATATTAGGTAGAGGAGAGCTTAAAGCGAAAATTAAAGTATCTGCACATAAATTTACTGCAACTGCAAAGGCTGCTGTTGAAGCTGCTGGCGGTGAAGCTGTAACGTTATAATTGATATAAGAGGATGAAATTTATAGATACAATAAAGAATATCTGGAAGATTGATGAGCTAAGGAATAGAATACTCCTTACGCTCACTCTTCTCCTCGTATATCGTTTTGGTGCTCAAGTTGTACTTCCTGGTATTGATGCTTCACAACTTG
This window harbors:
- the rpsJ gene encoding 30S ribosomal protein S10, translating into MSQKIRIKLKSYDHNLVDKSAEKIVKTVKTTGAVVTGPIPLPTHKKIFTVLRSPHVNKKSREQFELSSYKRLLDIYSSSSKTIDALMKLELPSGVEVEIKV
- the rpsC gene encoding 30S ribosomal protein S3, producing MGQKTNPIGNRLGIIRGWESNWYGGNDYGNKLAEDDKIRRYIHARLSKASVSRVIIERTLKLVTVTITTARPGIIIGKGGQEVDKLKEELKKLTGKEVQINIHEIKRPELDAFLVGQSVARQIEGRISFRRAIKMAIAAAMRMNAEGIKIQISGRLNGAEMARSESYKDGRIPLSTFRADIDYALVEAHTTYGRLGIKVWIMKGEVYGKRELSPLVGLQNSKSGKGGGGRKDNRGPRRRK
- the rplP gene encoding 50S ribosomal protein L16, encoding MLQPRKTKFRKQQKGRMKGLANRGHLLSNGQFGIKSLDSSFVTARQIEAARIAATRYMKREGTLWIKIFPDKPITKKPLEVRMGKGKGAVEYWAAVVKPGRIMFELGGVPEPVAKEALRLAAQKLPVRTKYVVARDFSAE
- the rplE gene encoding 50S ribosomal protein L5; translation: MGYVPRLKQEFKDRVTPALQEEFGYKNIMQVPRLNKIVVSRGVGAAVADKKLVENAVEELTLITGQRAISTMSKKDVATFKLRKGMPIGAKVTLRGERMYEFLDRLVTSALPRVRDFNGINATGFDGRGNYSMGVTEQIIFPEINIDRIKKIDGMNITFQTSAQTDKEAKSLLAELGLPFKKN
- the rplX gene encoding 50S ribosomal protein L24, translated to MTKLKIKTGDTVKVIAGDHKGSEGKVVKVFIEKNKAIVEGVNMVKKHEKPSAANPQGGIKEKEAPLQISNLSLMDKDGKTTRVGYRMEGDKKVRFAKSNNEIL
- the rplC gene encoding 50S ribosomal protein L3; amino-acid sequence: MSGLIGKKVGMTSIFDENGKNIPCTVIEAGPCVITQVRTKEADGYEALQLGFDDAKKANKAAAGHAKKAGTVAKRKVVEFQGFEGEFKLGDAITVDHFAEGEFVDVSGTSKGKGFQGVVKRHGFAGVGQATHGQHNRLRAPGSIGAASYPARVFKGMRMAGRMGGDKIKVQNLKVLKVVAEKNLLVVKGCVPGHKNAYVIIQK
- the rplF gene encoding 50S ribosomal protein L6, with product MSRIGKSPITIPDGVTVNVADGVVTVKGKLGELTQEYSGIDIKIEDGIITLERDSDKKDVRAKHGLYRSLIANMIEGVSKGFEKQLELVGVGYRASNQGNKLDLAVGFSHNIVLDIAPEVKVETVSDKGKNPIVKLTSHDKQLVGQVAAKIRGFRKPEPYKGKGIKFVGEVIRRKAGKSA
- the rpsQ gene encoding 30S ribosomal protein S17, which translates into the protein MEKRNLRKERVGVVTSNKMQKSIVVAEVKKVKHPMYGKFVLKTKKYVAHDETNDCNEGDTVRIMETRPMSKSKTWRLVEIIERAK
- the rplV gene encoding 50S ribosomal protein L22; amino-acid sequence: MGVRKKEAANRRKEANKSIAFAKLNNCPTSPRKMRLVADMVRGTQVERALQLLKFSNKEASRKVEKLVLSAVANWEAKNEDASIEDANLFIKEIKVDSGTMLKRLRPAPQGRAHRIRKRSNHVTVILGAKDNTQSN
- the rplN gene encoding 50S ribosomal protein L14, which codes for MLQQESRLKVADNTGAKEVLTIRVLGGTKRRYASVGDKIVVSVKDATPNGQIKKGAVSTAVVVRTKKEVRRPDGSYIRFDDNACVLLTAQGEMRGTRVFGPVARELRDKQFMKIVSLAPEVL
- the rplB gene encoding 50S ribosomal protein L2, with the translated sequence MSVRKLKPITPGQRFRVVNGFDQITTDKPEKSLLAPKKRSGGRNNTGKMTIRQVGGGHKKRYRIIDFKRNKEGVPATVASIQYDPNRTAFIALLDYQDGEKRYIIAQNGLQVGQNLVSGASVAPEIGNAMPLSAIPLGTIISCIELRPGQGAVMARSAGSFAQLMARDGKFATVKLPSGETRLILSTCMATIGAVSNSDHQLLVSGKAGRSRWLGRRPRVRPVVMNPVDHPMGGGEGKSSGGHPRNRNGVPAKGYRTRSKTKSSNKYIVERRKK
- the rpmC gene encoding 50S ribosomal protein L29 codes for the protein MKQSEVKGLSVAELQEELGKAKRSYMDLKMAHAISPLDNPIQLRSMRRTVARIATELTKREQ
- the rpsS gene encoding 30S ribosomal protein S19; translated protein: MARSLKKGPYVHYKLEKKVAANVEGNKKTVIKTWSRASMITPDFVGQTIAVHNGRQFVPVYVTENMVGHKLGEFSPTRSYRGHGADKKNKGKR
- the rplD gene encoding 50S ribosomal protein L4, with translation MKVTVVDIKGKETGRKADLSDAVFGIEPNKHAVYLDVKQYLANQRQGTHKSKERAEIAGSTRKIKKQKGTGTARAGSIKSGVFRGGGRMFGPRPRNYSFKLNKGLKRLARRSALTIKANDNAITVIEDFNFDAPKTKDFVNVLKALGLENKKSLIVLGESNNNVYLSSRNLKSAKVVKSSELSTYGIMNANNVVFLEGSLEGVEANLAK
- the rplO gene encoding 50S ribosomal protein L15, with product MELNNLRPAKGAVKKNDSRKGRGQATGQGGTAGRGHKGQKSRSGYSKKIGFEGGQMPLQRRVPKFGFTNINRKEYAGVNLDTLQEYVDAGRLTEEVSIESLMEAGLVGKNDLVKILGRGELKAKIKVSAHKFTATAKAAVEAAGGEAVTL
- the rpsN gene encoding 30S ribosomal protein S14, with amino-acid sequence MAKESMKAREVKRAKTVAKYAEKRKALKEAGDYEGLQKLPKNASPIRQHNRCKLTGRPKGYMRQFGLSRVMFRQMANQGLIPGVKKASW
- the rpmD gene encoding 50S ribosomal protein L30; the encoded protein is MAKIKVTKVKSAINRTQNQKRILESLGLRKIGQVKVHENTPNILGMVNKVSHLVSVEEA
- the rplW gene encoding 50S ribosomal protein L23, which codes for MSILIKPVITEKATKDSEELNRFTFEVSMRTNKVEIKKAVEAAYGVSVEKVRTMNVRPDRKSRHTKSGVLTGKTNAIKKAIVQLAEGDTIDFYNNI
- the rpsE gene encoding 30S ribosomal protein S5: MYQDYKNVELVKPSGLDLKDRLVGVQRVTKVTKGGRAFGFSAIVVVGDENGVVGHGLGKSKEVASAIAKAMEDAKKNLVRIPLNKATIPHEQKGKFGGARVLLLPAAAGTGVIAGGAIRAVLESVGIHDVLSKNQGSSNPHNVVKATFDALLKLRSAETVAKQRGITLDKVFKG
- the rplR gene encoding 50S ribosomal protein L18 — its product is MALSKSEKRNRIHLRIRKTISGSAERPRLCVFRSNKEIYAQLVDDLTGKTIMAASSRDKDIAAAKSTKTETAKLVGKAIAEKATKSGVEAVVFDRGGYLYHGRIKQLAEGAREGGLKF